From Anopheles arabiensis isolate DONGOLA chromosome 3, AaraD3, whole genome shotgun sequence, a single genomic window includes:
- the LOC120900922 gene encoding fasciclin-3-like, producing MRNNYHRLSLLVALCSCYSLLAPVRSQQIETIPSSPSYHTLYERNLDLLCRADKPIDQCNVRLPGPSTDTLDVTANVLPGGVKRIGDFSRGECGVRLATFTNERIGKFVCIVTIDGQQFESAIELRKRVPPRPTELKIAKATALIDGGLRANQLLKARCISRNGLPVANLTWLLDGKPIDESALKPAQITAEEQQDGTSLETIQQEVHLYVTPAENGQTLECVTNHPAFKPELRNSFLLNIKFPPEEIPHIHIDELPASGSATINITIHANPKPFTRWTVNGRHIKEGESADIYQAYIPRPISAKGEYRVLLKNNDCSMERPSLFTLEATNALGTQTYVIKAVRVDANEVEPGRNDDYYTDDSNGSTFWLISVWTFFCSVIATRLL from the exons ATGCGAAACAATTACCATCGCCTTAGCCTACTGGTGGCCCTCTGCTCGTGTTACA GTCTGCTAGCGCCAGTGCGGTCACAGCAAATCGAAACCATCCCATCGTCACCCTCGTACCACACGCTGTACGAACGCAACCTGGACCTGCTGTGCCGGGCCGACAAACCGATCGACCAGTGCAACGTTCGGCTACCCGGACCGTCCACCGATACGTTGGACGTCACCGCTAACGTCCTACCGGGCGGCGTCAAGCGCATTGGGGACTTTTCGCGCGGCGAATGTGGCGTCCGGCTGGCCACGTTCACGAAcgaacggatcggcaagtttgTCTGCATCGTCACGATCGATGGCCAGCAGTTTGAGTCGGCGATCGAGCTGCGGAAGCGTGTACCGCCCCGCCCAACCGAGCTGAAGATCGCCAAAGCGACTGCCCTCATCGATGGGGGCTTGCGGGCGAACCAGCTGCTGAAGGCGCGCTGCATCTCCCGTAACGGGCTGCCCGTCGCCAACCTGACCTGGCTGCTGGACGGCAAACCGATCGATGAGAGCGCGCTGAAACCGGCCCAAATTACTGCCGAGGAGCAGCAGGATGGTACCAGCTTGGAGACGATCCAGCAGGAGGTGCATCTGTACGTGACGCCGGCCGAGAACGGCCAGACTCTCGAGTGTGTTACGAATCATCCCGCGTTCAAACCCGAACTGCGTAACTCGTTCCTGCTGAACATAAAGT TTCCACCGGAAGAGATACCGCACATCCACATCGACGAGCTGCCGGCAAGCGGAAGCGCTACGATCAACATTACGATCCACGCCAACCCCAAACCCTTTACCCGGTGGACGGTGAACGGCCGGCACATCAAGGAGGGCGAATCGGCCGACATTTACCAGGCGTACATTCCCCGCCCGATTTCG GCCAAGGGCGAGTACAGGGTGCTGCTGAAAAACAACGACTGCTCGATGGAGCGCCCGTCGCTGTTTACGCTCGAAGCGACCAACGCGCTCGGCACGCAGACGTACGTCATCAAGGCGGTGCGGGTGGACGCGAACGAGGTGGAACCGGGCCGGAACGATGACTACTACACCGATGACAGCAACGGATCCACCTTCTGGCTGATAAGCGTCTGGACCTTCTTCTGCTCTGTGATAGCTACACGTCTGTTGTGA
- the LOC120900923 gene encoding fasciclin-3-like isoform X1 translates to MRIPVFLVLLSAFLGGSQALQVKTDPEEEVVVVEGQKNVNLLCLIDEPMDFCIVKLPGAPAPFAASDKLPAPVEGITYYGLPWSSGSCGITIDTIKPIHDGPFECTVSVKGQTYKGQIKIALSGEVAPEPPVIELASNVDSRNGEFEFGKKVTMKCVSRNGWPGAKLSWYLDGVKLTEDVGAEFSETSNRRTTVQQIYRRAIAVEDNRKKVTCRAEHTAYPGGFMETSLPIKLKKVYTNEKPEVQKEELKESVKPKPPQLTVSSVVAQRNGAFKVGSNLVVQCVSKDGNPPAGFLWFLNDQLIYEGLSAPFTSKSSRGSTVQQTLTLPLKQTDDGKVLICKARHPEGSEETRLKISTYN, encoded by the exons ATGCGGATTCCAGTGTTTTTAGTGCTGTTAAGTGCATTTCTGGGCGGCAGCCAGGCATTGCAGGTGAAAACGGACCCAGAGGAAGAGGTGGTCGTCGTTGAGGGacagaaaaatgtaaatttgctGTGCCTGATCGATGAGCCCATGGATTTCTGCAT TGTGAAACTTCCGGGAGCTCCAGCACCGTTTGCAGCGAGTGACAAACTGCCGGCACCTGTCGAAGGTATCACGTACTACGGGCTACCGTGGAGCAGCGGTTCCTGCGGTATTACGATCGACACTATCAAACCGATCCACGACGGTCCGTTCGAGTGCACGGTGTCCGTTAAGGGCCAGACGTACAAGGGCCAGATCAAAATAGCGCTCTCAGGTGAAG TTGCGCCCGAGCCGCCGGTGATCGAGCTAGCGAGCAACGTGGACAGTCGTAACGGCGAGTTCGAGTTCGGCAAGAAGGTCACCATGAAGTGTGTCTCGCGGAACGGCTGGCCCGGCGCTAAGCTGTCCTGGTACCTGGACGGTGTGAAGCTGACGGAAGATGTCGGTGCCGAGTTCTCGGAGACATCGAACCGCCGCACGACCGTGCAGCAGATCTATCGCCGTGCGATCGCCGTGGAAGATAACCGGAAGAAGGTGACATGCCGCGCGGAGCATACCGCTTACCCGGGTGGCTTTATGGAGACGAGCTTGCCAATCAAGCTGAAGAAAG TGTACACCAACGAAAAGCCTGAAGTACAAAAGGAAGAGCTGAAGGAGTCGGTCAAACCCAAACCCCCGCAACTGACCGTTTCGAGTGTCGTGGCGCAGCGGAATGGTGCATTCAAGGTGGGAAGCAATCTGGTGGTGCAGTGCGTCTCAAAGGATGGCAATCCTCCGGCCGGATTCCTGTGGTTCCTCA ACGATCAACTGATTTACGAAGGTCTATCAGCCCCATTCACTAGTAAATCGAGCCGAGGAAGCACAGTACAGCAGACGCTTACCCTGCCGCTTAAGCAGACCGACGATGGAAAGGTTCTGATCTGCAAAGCACGCCACCCGGAGGGAAGCGAAGAGACGCGACTAAAGATCAGCACCTATAACTAA
- the LOC120900923 gene encoding fasciclin-3-like isoform X2 encodes MRIPVFLVLLSAFLGGSQALQVKTDPEEEVVVVEGQKNVNLLCLIDEPMDFCIVKLPGAPAPFAASDKLPAPVEGITYYGLPWSSGSCGITIDTIKPIHDGPFECTVSVKGQTYKGQIKIALSAVAPEPPVIELASNVDSRNGEFEFGKKVTMKCVSRNGWPGAKLSWYLDGVKLTEDVGAEFSETSNRRTTVQQIYRRAIAVEDNRKKVTCRAEHTAYPGGFMETSLPIKLKKVYTNEKPEVQKEELKESVKPKPPQLTVSSVVAQRNGAFKVGSNLVVQCVSKDGNPPAGFLWFLNDQLIYEGLSAPFTSKSSRGSTVQQTLTLPLKQTDDGKVLICKARHPEGSEETRLKISTYN; translated from the exons ATGCGGATTCCAGTGTTTTTAGTGCTGTTAAGTGCATTTCTGGGCGGCAGCCAGGCATTGCAGGTGAAAACGGACCCAGAGGAAGAGGTGGTCGTCGTTGAGGGacagaaaaatgtaaatttgctGTGCCTGATCGATGAGCCCATGGATTTCTGCAT TGTGAAACTTCCGGGAGCTCCAGCACCGTTTGCAGCGAGTGACAAACTGCCGGCACCTGTCGAAGGTATCACGTACTACGGGCTACCGTGGAGCAGCGGTTCCTGCGGTATTACGATCGACACTATCAAACCGATCCACGACGGTCCGTTCGAGTGCACGGTGTCCGTTAAGGGCCAGACGTACAAGGGCCAGATCAAAATAGCGCTCTCAG CAGTTGCGCCCGAGCCGCCGGTGATCGAGCTAGCGAGCAACGTGGACAGTCGTAACGGCGAGTTCGAGTTCGGCAAGAAGGTCACCATGAAGTGTGTCTCGCGGAACGGCTGGCCCGGCGCTAAGCTGTCCTGGTACCTGGACGGTGTGAAGCTGACGGAAGATGTCGGTGCCGAGTTCTCGGAGACATCGAACCGCCGCACGACCGTGCAGCAGATCTATCGCCGTGCGATCGCCGTGGAAGATAACCGGAAGAAGGTGACATGCCGCGCGGAGCATACCGCTTACCCGGGTGGCTTTATGGAGACGAGCTTGCCAATCAAGCTGAAGAAAG TGTACACCAACGAAAAGCCTGAAGTACAAAAGGAAGAGCTGAAGGAGTCGGTCAAACCCAAACCCCCGCAACTGACCGTTTCGAGTGTCGTGGCGCAGCGGAATGGTGCATTCAAGGTGGGAAGCAATCTGGTGGTGCAGTGCGTCTCAAAGGATGGCAATCCTCCGGCCGGATTCCTGTGGTTCCTCA ACGATCAACTGATTTACGAAGGTCTATCAGCCCCATTCACTAGTAAATCGAGCCGAGGAAGCACAGTACAGCAGACGCTTACCCTGCCGCTTAAGCAGACCGACGATGGAAAGGTTCTGATCTGCAAAGCACGCCACCCGGAGGGAAGCGAAGAGACGCGACTAAAGATCAGCACCTATAACTAA
- the LOC120900923 gene encoding fasciclin-3-like isoform X3 produces the protein MRIPVFLVLLSAFLGGSQALQVKTDPEEEVVVVEGQKNVNLLCLIDEPMDFCIVKLPGAPAPFAASDKLPAPVEGITYYGLPWSSGSCGITIDTIKPIHDGPFECTVSVKGQTYKGQIKIALSVAPEPPVIELASNVDSRNGEFEFGKKVTMKCVSRNGWPGAKLSWYLDGVKLTEDVGAEFSETSNRRTTVQQIYRRAIAVEDNRKKVTCRAEHTAYPGGFMETSLPIKLKKVYTNEKPEVQKEELKESVKPKPPQLTVSSVVAQRNGAFKVGSNLVVQCVSKDGNPPAGFLWFLNDQLIYEGLSAPFTSKSSRGSTVQQTLTLPLKQTDDGKVLICKARHPEGSEETRLKISTYN, from the exons ATGCGGATTCCAGTGTTTTTAGTGCTGTTAAGTGCATTTCTGGGCGGCAGCCAGGCATTGCAGGTGAAAACGGACCCAGAGGAAGAGGTGGTCGTCGTTGAGGGacagaaaaatgtaaatttgctGTGCCTGATCGATGAGCCCATGGATTTCTGCAT TGTGAAACTTCCGGGAGCTCCAGCACCGTTTGCAGCGAGTGACAAACTGCCGGCACCTGTCGAAGGTATCACGTACTACGGGCTACCGTGGAGCAGCGGTTCCTGCGGTATTACGATCGACACTATCAAACCGATCCACGACGGTCCGTTCGAGTGCACGGTGTCCGTTAAGGGCCAGACGTACAAGGGCCAGATCAAAATAGCGCTCTCAG TTGCGCCCGAGCCGCCGGTGATCGAGCTAGCGAGCAACGTGGACAGTCGTAACGGCGAGTTCGAGTTCGGCAAGAAGGTCACCATGAAGTGTGTCTCGCGGAACGGCTGGCCCGGCGCTAAGCTGTCCTGGTACCTGGACGGTGTGAAGCTGACGGAAGATGTCGGTGCCGAGTTCTCGGAGACATCGAACCGCCGCACGACCGTGCAGCAGATCTATCGCCGTGCGATCGCCGTGGAAGATAACCGGAAGAAGGTGACATGCCGCGCGGAGCATACCGCTTACCCGGGTGGCTTTATGGAGACGAGCTTGCCAATCAAGCTGAAGAAAG TGTACACCAACGAAAAGCCTGAAGTACAAAAGGAAGAGCTGAAGGAGTCGGTCAAACCCAAACCCCCGCAACTGACCGTTTCGAGTGTCGTGGCGCAGCGGAATGGTGCATTCAAGGTGGGAAGCAATCTGGTGGTGCAGTGCGTCTCAAAGGATGGCAATCCTCCGGCCGGATTCCTGTGGTTCCTCA ACGATCAACTGATTTACGAAGGTCTATCAGCCCCATTCACTAGTAAATCGAGCCGAGGAAGCACAGTACAGCAGACGCTTACCCTGCCGCTTAAGCAGACCGACGATGGAAAGGTTCTGATCTGCAAAGCACGCCACCCGGAGGGAAGCGAAGAGACGCGACTAAAGATCAGCACCTATAACTAA